The following DNA comes from Tautonia marina.
GAGGCTGGAGCGCTCGGCTCGCGATGGTCATCGCGGCGTTGGCGGCCTCGACGGGTTGCACTCGGGAATTCTTCCGCAACTGGGCGGATCAGGATGTGACCGAGGCGGTGTTCGAGAAAAGCCGCGATCCGAGATTTCGGATCGATTTGTTCACGAAAACCCCACCGGCCATGTCACGGTTCGCCGACCCTTATGATCCGGATCGTCCCCCTGCTCCGCCCGATGACTTTGCGGCGCAAGAGCTTTCGCCACAGCCCCAGAAGCCCACGCACCGACTGATTAGCCCCGCCGAGGGAACCGGTTACCTGGACTTACTGGAGCAGTGGCGCCGCGAGGAAGGCCCAAGACGCCTCGTCGATATGACCATCGACACGGGGCCGACGGTCCGAGAGGAGGCCCCTCCGCCGCCCGAATCTCCCTCTCCGTTCCCACTTGATCCGAATGCGGGGCCGAGCGACCCCAGAATGTCGCCTATTCCAGGAGGAGAGTCGGAGGACGCCGCTCCTCCTGACCCGCGACGCCCATCCATCGAATCCACTCCGCTGCCCGACGACCTTTCTATCGAATCAACGCCGTTACCGGACGACCTTTCCCTTCAGCCCAGGCGGGATGACGCTGTGCAGGCCGTAGCCTTGCAGATTCCTGATCCGCTTCAACCCGGCGGGGACATCGACCCTCGGGATCCGTTCGGCCAGGGGCTGACTCCGGAAGAAGCGTCGGGAATCGTTGACGTCCCCCCCGATACCGGCCGCGACCTGATCGACATTCTCAAGCCCGAGGCGATCGTCTTTGACGAGGCCGCTGCCTACGGCTACGGCAAGGACGTTGAACCCTACATTGTCGACGGCCGCAAAATTTTGACCCTGGCCCTTCAGAACAGTCGCGCCTATCAATTTCAGCTGGAGAATCTTTACCTTCAGGGCCTGGCCGTGACGCTCCAGCGGTTCCAGTTCATGCCTCAGTTCGCGGCGGGGATGTCTCCCGGAGGCCCGAGCTTCGGCGGATTCGCCGGCCCGAACCCTGGCAACTCGTATCTCTACCGCACGCAAGAAACCGGCACGCCGGCGTCGTTGATGAACATCGGTACGCTGGCCGGAGTCGGCAAGCTCTTGTCGTTCGGCACGTCGGTGACGGGGAACTTTGCCAATCAGACGGTGATCAATTTCGGGGGTCCGAATGCGGTCTCGACGACCTCGCAATCGTTCCTTCCCCTGAACCTGGTGATCCGATTCCTGCGAGGCGGTGGTCGGGCCTTCGTGCTGGAGCCCTTGACGCAGGCCGAGCGAAACCTGCTCTACGCGATTCGAGACTTCGGGCGCTTCCGCCAGGAGTTCTTCGTCAGCGTGCTGGCCGGCGGTGGTCTCTCGGGTGGCGGCGGCGGCGACCCCCTGACGGGTTACCTCTCGGTTCTCGGTGTGCTGCAGGCGGTCGAGAACAATACGAAGAACGTCGCGGCCTACGAACGGGTGCTCGAGGTCTTCCAGGAGCTGTCCCGAGGTGCCGCCTCGACGGTCGCCCCGCTTGACCTTGTGAACGTCGAGATCGACTTGCAGAGCCAGCGGCTGAGCCTCTTGCAGTCGAGCGTGACCTACCGGAACCAACTCGACAACTTCAAGCAACAGCTTGGTTTGCCGCCGGACCTGCCGCTCTTGCCTGACAGCAACTTGCTGGAAGGCTTCCGAGAGGTCTTCGACGAGATCGACAGTCTGGAAACCAAGCCCAGGCCCGTGCTCGAAGAACTGGTGCAGAAGCTGCCACCGCTGGAAGACGTGGTCATTGACGGCCGTCCGGTCATCGCCCTGTACCGACAGGCCGCCGAGGTCGCCCGCCAGCGACGCCCGATTCAGCAGCGGGTTGCGGATCGTCAGCTCGCCCGATCGACGGCCGAGCAGAAGCGAACGCTCCTACTCGACGCCATGCGGCAGGGACTGCTCGGTCCGGAGCAAGAGGAGGAATTGCGACGCGATCTTGAAGCGACCGAACGGGAAATTGCCTTGCTGAATCCGGCGCTTGACGTCGAAGACCGCGAGGAGATCAATCGCCTCATCGCTCAGGAGCGGGAAATCTTCGTGCTGGCCAACGAGCGGCTGGAAGATTTGCTGCGATCGGCACAACGCGTTGCCCTGGAAAACCGACTCGACTTGATGAATGCCCGGGCACAGCTTTATGATGCATGGCGACAACTGGCCGTGACGGCCAATCAGTTGCTCGGTGTCTTCAACACGACACTGTCCAACCAGTTCCTCACCCCGCCAACCACGAACAACCCGTTTGGCTTCGATCAGCAGAGCAAGCAGTTCTCGCTGACCCTGCAAGCCGAACTGCCCTTGATTCGCGTTGCCGAACGGAATCAGTTCGTCACTGCTCAAATTGCCTACCAACGAGCCCGCCGAGGTCTGATGCAGATTGAGGACTCCTTGAAGAACTCACTCCGCCAGACCATCCGCAATCTGCAGCTCCAGTATCAGCAATACGAAATTAGCAAGACGCAATATGTTGTCGCTCTTGTTACGCTGGACCAGTCGTTCCAGCGGTTCCTGGAGCCGCCTCGTAGCGGGGGTGGTTCTTCTGCCGGTAGCCAGCTCGTGCTGACCTTGCTTCGAGGACTGAACAGCGTGAACTCGGCCCAGAACGGCTTGATCCAACGCTGGGTCCAGTTCCAGACGACTCGCCTGAATCTTTATCGCGATCTCGGCATCATGCCCTACGAGGAGTGGGAGGCATTCTATGAACTTTTCCCTTCAGCAAGCCCCTCAGCCGCCGGCCTCGGGGTCGGAACACGATCTGCCCCCGCTCCAGAACTCGAACCAGCCGCCGTCTTCGGCCAGCCGGGTGCCGGCGCCGAAGAAGCGGGGGTCGGGTTCTAAGCTCGGCCGTCGCCTGGCGGTGCTGACCATGGCCGCGGCGGTGGTCGGCACCGGAGGGTACTTCGCTCTCACGTCCACGGACGAGGTCGGCGGCTCGACACTGTCGACCTTGCCCGGCCTCTCGAAGTGGCTTGCCCCGGCGGCGCCGTCGGTCCTGACCTACGAGGCGAAAAAAGGCCCGCTGATCGTGACCGTCCGGGAACGGGGCAACCTGGAAAGTACCAACAACCTGGAAGCCAAGAGCGAGGTGGAAGGGCAGACGACGATCATCATGATCCTGCCCGAAGGCACTCGGGTCGTGAAGGATCAGCTCGTCTGCGAGCTCGACTCGGCCGCCCTGAAAGACAATCTGGCGAACCAGCAGATTGCGACCGAGCGAGCCGACGCCGACTATCAGAACGCGATCAAGACGCGCGAAGTCGCTGAGATTAATGTTCGCGAGTACATCGAGGGCGTCTTCCCGCAGGAAGAAAAGACGATCATGGGCGAGATCAAGCTCGCCCAGTCCGAGTTGGAACGCTCGAAAGACCGGCTCAACTGGTCGGAAGACATGCTGAAGCTCGGCTACATCAGCCAGGCCCAGAACCTCAGCGACAAGTACGACCTGCAGCGGGCCGAGTTCAATCTGGACCAGGCCGAGAAGCGTCTCGAAGTGCTCAAGCAGTACACCTACGAGAAACAGATCAAGTCGCTCGAAGGGGACGTGGAGAAGGCTCGGGCCGATGAGCTGGCCAAGCAATCGACGTTCGAACTGGAGAAGGAAAAGGAAGAGCGCCTTCGCCGGATGATCGAGAAGTGCAAGATTTACGCTCCCGGCAACGGCATCGTCGTCTACCACCAGGAAGAAGGGCGATGGGGCAGCCAGGATGGCCCCTCGATCATGGAAGGGGCCACCGTCCGCGAGCGGCAGACCATCTTCAAGCTGCCCGACATCGACAACATGCAGGTCAACACCAAGGTCCATGAGTCGATGATCGACAAGGTCAAGCCGGGCATGAGCTCCCGGATTCGAGTCGACGCGTTCCCGAACAACGAGCTGGTGGGCTCGGTCATGGAGGTCAAGCCGCTGCCCGACCCGACCAGCTTCTTCAGCTCCGACGTGAAGGTGTACACCACCCTCGTCAAGATTGAAAACGCCAACGAGGGACTTCGCCCCGGGATGACCGCCGAGGTGACGATTCTGATCGCCCGGCTCGAAGACGTTCTAAGCGTCCCCGTCCAGGCGATCATCGAATACGGCGGCGAACATCACGTCTGGGTCTACCAGGGGGACGGCAAGTGGGACAACCGGGTGGTGAAGGTCGGCATGACCAACACCAAGTATGTCGAGGTCACCGAAGGGCTTGAGGAAGGCGAACGCGTCGCGCTCAATCCTCGGGCGATCATGACCGAAGCCGAGAACCGTGAGGCCTTCGGCGCCGGTGGCGAACGCAAGGGCTCCGAAGAACTCGGCAACTGGAGCGATGATGAGGCCGCCAAGGCCAAGGCCGCAGGCGAGCAGCCTTCGGCCCGCGAAGCGGCCAAGGCCGAGGGTGGCCCCGGCGGCGAGGGGGCTCGGCCGAACCCGGCCATGTTCCAGAAGTTCCAGAACATCAGCCCCGAAGATCGCCAGAAACTCCGCGATGCCTCCGACGAGGAACGCAAGGCCATCATGAAGAAGGCCGGCTTCACCGATGCCGAGATCCAGCAAATGGATCAGATGCGGCAGAGCATGGGAGCCGGTGGAGGTGGTGGCTTCGGCGCGGGCGGCCCCGGGGGTGGACGTCCTGGTGGGGGTGGCCCCGGGGGTCCTGGTGGTGGAGGTCCTCGACCGTGACCCAGATGCAAAACTTCCCGCTCATGGGGGATCAGCTGGACTCTTCCGGAGTCCAGCCGATCGTCCGGCTCAGGGACATTCGCAAGCAGTATGTCATGGGGAAGGCCTCCAGTCGTCAGGAGGCCATCGTCGTGCACGCCCTCCGCGGCGTCTCGGTCGACTTCTACCCGGGCGAGTACGTGGCCATCATGGGGGCGTCGGGCTCGGGCAAGAGTACGATGCTCAACCTGCTCGGTTGCCTCGACCGTCCGACCAGCGGCCAGTACCTGCTCGGCAACCAGGATGTCGCCAACCTCAGTGACGACGATCTCTCGGAAGTCCGGAGCCGGTTTATCGGCTTCATCTTCCAGGCGTATAATTTGATTCAGCAGTACACGGTTCACGAGAATATTCAGTTGCCACTGACGTACCAGGGTTCGGGGAAGCTCACTGAGGAAGATGAGGAGCGAACCCTGGAACTGGCCGAGATGGTGGGGCTGGGGACTCGAATGGACCACCGGCCGAATCAACTCTCCGGCGGTCAGCAGCAGCGCGTGGCGATTGCCCGTTCGCTGATCAACGATCCGTATATCATCCTGGCAGACGAGGCAACCGGGAACCTCGACAGCGCGACCAGCGACGAGATCATGGCGATGCTCGAACGGCTCAATCAGGCCGGCAAGACCATCATCATGGTCACTCACGAAGACGACATCGCCGAGCATGCCCGGCGCGTCATCCGGATGAGGGATGGTCAGATCATTTCCGACGCCCCGAGCGATCGGATGAAAGACGCGCCACCAGAGGTCGTCGGCCTCGGACTCGGCACCGGTTTGCCGGGTTCGCAACTCGCCCCTGTCTGATCGATCCCCCCGAGCTGAGAGAACCGACCGATGGGACGCGTTTGGCGAAGCGTGAATCTGGGGGTCAAAAGCCTCCTCCTGCACAAACTCCGATCGTCGTTGACGATTCTGGGCGTCGTCTTCGGCGTGGCCGCCGTCATCATGATGCTGGCCGTCGGTGAAGGGGCCGCGCGTGACGCCCAGGAGCAAATCGCACAGCTTGGTGCGACGAATATCATCTATCGATCGGTCAAGCCGAGCCAGGACGCCCAGAGCCAGAAGTCGGGGGGGCGTCCGTCTCGCGTCTTGAATTACGGCCTGAAATATGAAGATTTCGACCGGATCCTTGCCACGGTGCCCACGATCACCAAGGCCTTGCCGATCCGGGAAATCAAGCGCGAGGTGCGTCGGTCGAATCAATCGATGGAGGCACGGGTGGTCGGCACGACACACGACTACCAGGAGTTCAATCGCCTCCAAATCGAGCGAGGCCGCTTCCTGCTGCCTTCGGATAATGAGCACTACGAGAATTACTGCGTGCTCGCCGCCGAGACGGCTCGGACCTTGTTTCCGTTTGAGAACCCGCTGCGTCAGTCGATCAAGATCGGGAGCGATTATTACACGGTCGTGGGGGTCACCAAGCCCCGAGGTTCGACGGCGGCGATCGGCGGGAGCATGGCGGCCCAGGAGTACGACAAGGACGTCTACATTCCGCTGAACACCTGCCGGGCCCGGTTCGGTGAGCGCATTCTCTCCAGCCGAGCCGGTTCTCAGGAAGCCGAGGAGACGCAGCTCTCTCAGATCACCCTCCAGGTCAAGGAGATCGACGAGGTCCCGATGACCGCTCCGGTGATCGAGGCCGCGGTTCAGCCGTTCCACGAGGAGAAGAAGGACGTCGATATGGTCGTCCCTTACGAACTCCTGGAACAGGCCAAGCGTCAGGCGGCGATCTTCAGTCTCGTCTTGGGGTCGATCGCGGCCATCTCCTTGATCGTCGGTGGCATTGGCATCATGAACATCATGCTGGCGACGGTGACCGAACGGACCCGAGAGATCGGCATCCGCCGCGCTCTGGGGGCCAAGCGTCGGGATATTACCCAGCAGTTTTTGATCGAGACGGTGGTACTTTCGGGCATTGGTGGGCTGATTGGGGTCGCCATCGGCGTCTTCGTGCCTCCCTTGATCACGCAGTTCTCGGAGATCAAGGCGGTGGTCACGCCCAGCTCGGTCATGCTCTCGTTCGGGGTCTCGGTGCTCGTCGGCATCGTTGCCGGGCTGTACCCGGCCAACCGAGCGGCCAAGATGGATCCGATCGAGGCCCTTCGGCATGAGTAATGGGGCCGGAGCCTGCTCATGCCCCAAAGACTGCTTGGCCTTGCGTTGGGAAGGGCCAAGGACTAGTCTTATTTGAGGATTGATTCGCCCTGAGCCGCGCCCCGGATGATTCGTCCGGGCGCGGTCTTTTGCATTACGTTGCCTCTTGAGCCCCTGAGCCGTCGCTCATTGGGCTCGTTTTTTTACGGCGGCAGAGGCCGCTCCGATTCGACTTTCGTTGACGGTCCCTCCTGCTTGACGGGATCGCATCGCACCAGGAGATTCGCGGCATGTCCACGGACCGCATCCCCATCTCGAAAGAAGGGTACGAGAAGAAGAAGGCCGAGCTCGATCATCTCAAGAACGTTGAGATGTCTAAAATTACCGAGCAGGTGGCCGAGGCCCGGGCCTTTGGGGACCTGTCCGAGAACGCCGAGTATCACGCGGCCCGTGAGAAGCAAGGTGAACTTCAGGCCAAGATCGCCCTGCTTGAAGACCAGCTCGGACGCGCTTACATCGTCGATCGAAGCAATTTGCCGACTGATCGTGTCGTGTTCGGTTCGAAGGTCAAGGTGATCGACCTGGACCTGGACGATGAGGAAGAATTCACGCTGGTCGGTCCCGGCGACGAAGATTACGACCGCAACCGGATTCTGACCAGCAGCCCCATCGGCGAAGGGCTGATCGGCAAAAAAGTGGGCGAGGTCGCCGAGATTCAGGTCCCCCAGGGGATGATCAAGTTCAGGGTCGTCGAGATTGCCATCGCCGAAGACTGATCGGTACTCGGCGATCGCAGACCGCTTCCACACTTATTCCATCGCTCACTCTTCCGGCAGGATGATTCCCGACATTCGCCAGTGTTCCGGAGTGGGGGCCTCGAAATGCATTGGGGTCCGGAGGATGGGATGGTGGATTGTCAGCGATCGGGCATGCAGGGCAATCCCGATCGGAAACGGTCGGTCTGAGCCGTAGGTGCTATCCCCAAGGATCGTGAGGCCCCGGGCCCTGGCCTGCACACGCAACTGGTGCGTCCGGCCAGTTCGGGGCCAGAGAAGGAGTCGGCAACAGCCCTCGGGGAGACTTCCCGAGCGATCGGCCCGATAGCGGGTCAAGGCGTGTCGGGCCCGAGGGGTTTCGGGATGGCAGACCTGGACGATCGGCCCGAGTCCGGTGTCTTCCTCGCAAAGCCAGTCATCCCAGAGCCCTTCCTCGGGGGTTGGATGGCCAGGAACAATGGCCCAGTAGTGCTTCTCGACGTCTCGACGGGCGAACTGCTCGTGGAGCCGTCGGGCAGCCTTGGGGGTCTTACCCCAGATCATGACCCCAGAAACCGGCCGATCGAGCCGGTGGATTGCGGCCAGGTAGACGCGATCGGGATGACTCGGGTCGAGGTAGCGTCGAAGAAGTCCTTCGAGGCTCGACCCTTCGCGGGGCCTTCCTTGCGTCAAGAGTCCTGACGGCTTGATCACCGCGAGGCAGTGGACATCTTCATAGAGGATCGTCAAACGTGGATCGAGCGGCTCGGTCATGAGAGGAGGATTGCAAAACGCCAGAGGGGTGGCCTCGCCGTCGGGCGGAAGGCATCACCCCCCGGAAGGTGGTTGCAGGCGAATCACGAACCACCCTCAAGAAGATGAGGGGGGCCGAGGAGTTGGTGGCGAAGCTCAAGGCATGTTAGGGAGATCATCCGGAATGGGCGGGGCGCTGTTCAAGCCGTCGAGGCCGGGGAACTGATCCGGGGTGGGGAGTGCCGGCGCCTCGGGAGATTCAATGGGAGGCATGCCGATCGAGGTGGCCGCTCCCGAGTTCATCCCAGGAAACGTAGTGGTCGCTCCTCCCGAAGTGTACGAGTCGGCCACGTAAGAAGGCGGCGACGACGGCGAGGCAAACGTCCCTCCGGCGTAGGCCGGGGCGGTCCCGCCCGGGACCTGCGGAACGCCGTAACCGGCCTGGGGATCGTAGGTCGGCGTTGCCGAGGTGCCATAGGAATTGCCGATCGCTCCCGTCACGCCGGAGGTCTGAGTCGTGGCGGGGTCGAACGATCGAGGAGTGCCGAGACTGGCGCCAGCATAGGGATCCATTGCTGACGGGGCGCTCGACAACGGTGAAGCACCGGAGTACGGAACGGCTTCAGGGATTGCCTGAGCGCCGTCGGTATAGTGGGCCGGGGGAGGAACGTTCAAGTTCCGATCTCGGCAACCAGAGGCGGCCATCATCAGAGCCAGACCGCTTGCGGCGATCAGGCAACGCTTCAACAAGAGCCGATCCATCGGCAGGTCCCTCCCTTCCTGAAAGGTACCGGGCATCAAGGGCCCCTTGCAATGGGCAACAGGGACCGAAGGAGTCCGGTACGACCGGGCCGGGTGGGGTCAATCGAGAGGGTGGGCTCTGGTCGAGCGTCGAGACGGGCCCGGAGGCGTGGCTCAGAAACAGATTCGCCCCGACGGGTCCGATCCGTGGGGCGCCGGGATCATACCGGATTGCGATCCGTGGTCAACCCGACTGGTTCCGGAACGAACTCACCCCTTCTTCGACATGGTCGAGGAAGGGGCGGAGTACGAAACGACGGTGGACCGTTGCTCGGAAGCTCAACCCCGAGCGGCCTTGTAGCGTTTCTCGACCTCGGCCCAGTTCACCGTGTTCCACCAGGCGCCGATGTAGTCGGGCCGACGGTTCTGATACTTCAGATAGTAGGCGTGTTCCCAGACGTCGCAGCCCAGGATGGGGATGCCGGAGCCGTCCATCAAGGGGCTGTCCTGGTTCGGCGTCGAGATCACGGCCAGTCGGCCGTGGTTGGACTTGTCCACGATGAGCCAGGCCCAGCCGGAGCCGAAGCGAGTGGCCCCGGCCTTCGAGAACGTCTCTTTGAAGGCATCGAAGCTGCCGAAGGCGTCGTTGATCGCCTGGGCGAGTTCTCCCGAGGGGGTTCCACCACCACCCGGCCCCATGATCGTCCAGAACAGAGAGTGATTGGCGTGGCCACCCCCATTGTTTCGGACGGCCGTGCGGATCGACTCGGGAAGGGCGTCGAGGTTTGCGATCAGCTCCTCGATCGGCTTGCCCTGGTGCTCAGGATGATCCTTCAAGGCAGTGTTCAGATTGGTGACATAAGCGTTGTGATGCTTGCCGTGATGGATCTCCATCGTTTGAGCATCGATGTGCGGCTCCAGCGCATTGGACGGATAGGGAAGCGGGGGCAAAGAATACTCGGCCATCACTGAATTCTCCTCAAGGTGCGAAGCACGTCGAGTTGCGAACACGCGGGCTGCCTGAATCCGATCCGACTGGAGTCGAGGCCCACGCAACCGACCCGGTGAGTGTTCAGTTTCTGTGCCGGGCCGCCTCGATCGCTCGCTAGAATACCATAGGCAAAGCGCGTGCTCAAACCATCGACATCGGGGCAATCACGATCCCTGCAATCGCAGTCATCCGGTCGATCGCAACCAGGAGAGTCCCTCGCTCGGTCACGCTGGGTGGTTTTGGAGATGGTCACACGCCGATGTTCTCCCGAAGTTCGCTCGGACGCTTGACCTTCGGTGACGTCCCGGGTATGACTCAAAGGGTGATTTTCCGTTTCTGTTCTTCTTCACGCAATCATTCAAGTCGACCTTCAGATCCCGGCATTCGTCGGAATCGTGACGTGTCCTTCCACCGATCGTCCGGTCCCGTTCTTCAGGGAGAGACCCGCATGTCGACGGTCGTTCGGCAGTCGTCCGAGGTACCCGCGCCGAGGAAGCGTTCAGACCTACGGCGTTCCAGAGCGATTCGCCTCGCCTTGGTGGCTTTGCTGCTCTGCTCGCTGGCGGGCTCGGGAGTCCTCGCCTGGTTTGCGATGGACCAGAAGCTCCCGTGGTTCGCGTCCGATGCCGAAGAGATTCAGTTCGAGAGCGTGATCGTTGATCGCGGCCCGATCCGATCTTACCTCATCGAAAGTGGAGAGCTGGAAAGCGCCAACAACACCACCATCTACTGCGAGGTCGAAGCCGTGCTCGGCACGGTTGGCGGACCGTCCGGAGGCTCCGGCTCATTCGGAGGGGGCCGTGGCGGAGGGGGAGGCGGCGGTGGTGGTGGCTCGTCCTCGGCCGGTGGATCGACCAGCCTGGGAGGTGGCGCCGGAGGTCTGGGAGGAGGCGCCGGCGGTGCTCTGGGAGGGACGGGCAGCGGGACAGGAGCGGGAGGAGCAGTCGGGGGAGCCAGCGGCGCCGGCGGCGCGGCGGGAGGAGGCGGAAGGTCTGGCGGGGGAGGCCTCGGAGGCGGGGGCGGCGGTGGCTCCGCGGTCTCGGCGCTGGCCGACCGACCCAACATCCGGAGCTTTTCGTACCGGGTTACTCCTCACATGCCCTTGCGAATGGATTCGGGCTCGTTCGGTCAATCGTCGAACCGCTCCTCGACCATGTCTTCCAACTCGTCGGATCGGGGCAATAATGATTTCGAGGAACGAGCCGGTTCCACTCGCATTATCTGGCTGATTGATGAAGGGACCCGCGTTGAACCCGGTGAACTCGTCTGCGAGCTGGATAGCGCTCCGTTTGTGGACGAGCTGGCAACCCAGCGCATTCGGCACGCTCAGGCCCTCTCCTGGGTCAAGCAAGCCGAAACGATTTTCCAGGTGGCCGAGATCGAATTGCGCGAGTATCGAGACGGAATCTATCTGCAGGATATCCGACTCGTGGATCAGTACCTGGAGAATTGCCGGACCAAGGAACAGGAGGCCCGCTCGACTTACGAGTGGTCGCAAGACCTCTTTCGGCAGGGGCTCCGTTCCGAATCGCAGCTTCTGGGCGATCGTCTGGTGTTCGAACAGTGGCAAATCGAGTACGAAAACGCCCTGGAAATGCGGCGTCGCCTGACCGAGTACACTGGTAAGCGCATTCTCAAGAGCCTGGAGGCGAAGGTGGAAGCCGTTCGCTCCGACCTGCTGAGTCAGCGGGCCGCATTCCAGGTGGAGGACGAGCGACTCAAACGACTGGAACAGGCCATCGCCAATTGTCGGCTCTATGCCCCTTCCGAAGGGGTGGTCGTTTACGCTCGCAGCACCAACACCTGGGGACGCGTCGAGGATCAGATCGCCGAAGGGGTCACCGTTCGAGAGAACCAGGCGGTGATTCAGCTTCCCGATCCCGAAAACATGCAAGTCCAGGTCAAGATCAACGAGTCGAAGTATCGGTACATTCAGGAAGGGATGACCGCGACCATTCGGATCGACGCTTTCCCTGATCGGCCCCTTCTGGGAACGATTCGAGAGATCAAGCCCATTCCGGCGCCGGCGAACTTTGTTTCTGACGTCAAGCTTTATTCGGCCACCGTCCGCATCGGCAGTGGTTTTGAAGGGATTCGCCCCGGACTCAGCGCCGAGGTGGCCTTCCATCTCGGTGATCGGACGGAGGTGACCCGAATCCCGGTCGGAGCGATTCGCTGGTTCGACGAGCAACCCTATGCGGCGGTGACGGGGCGTCGCGGCAACGTTTCCTGGAAGCGGCTTGATCTCGGTTTGCGGAACCCAAGTTATGCCGAGGTGCTCAGCGGCCTCTCAGAAGGGGATCGCATTGTGGCTGATCCGTTGCTCCTGCCTGCCCCGGTTCTCGACACCCAGCAGCCGAACGATCAACTGGCTCGGGTCGAGAATCGGGGCCTGTCTGCATCATCGGGCCGATGATGACTCGGGATACGGTTGACCGAGAACGTGCTCGGGATGAGATTCTCGATACGCACGGGCTCGGTCAACTCGGGTCAGGGCCTCAGGGAGGAACGCGAGCGCCTGATCAATCTTGTCGTCCGGCTCTGCGCAGCTGAACCGGAGGAAGCCGGCTCCGGCCGGACCGAAGCACTCTCCTCCCAGACAGGCCACGCCGAAGGCGTCGTCGGCCCCTTCGAGCAAGAACATTGCCAGACCGTGCGAGGTGAGGCCGAGCCGGTTGCAGACGGCTCGAACATCGGGGAAGACATAGAAGGTGCCCGCGGGCCGCTCGACGCTGATTCCCTCAATCGTCGCCAGCCCGTCAGAGAGGCGCTCAACCTTGCGACGGAAGCGGTCCATGTAATCGTTTCGCGTGTCGAGGTCTTCCTCCAGGGCCGCCAGAGCCCCGAGTTGCACGAAGGGAGGGCTGCAGGAGGCTGACGTGTTGATCAGCTTGCCCATTGCCTGCACGATCTCGGGGTGGGCCACCGCAAAACCAAGCCGCCAGCCGCTCATGCTGTACGACTTGCTCATGGTGTAGGCCGCGACGACATGCTCCATCATGCCGGGTCGGGCAAGCAACGACTCATGCCGCCCTTCCCAGACCATGTGGCAGTACGGCTCATCGGACAGAACCACGAGGTTGGTTCCTCGGATAAGCTCGGCGATCGCGTCGAGGTCTTCTCCCGTTGCCACGCCACCGGTCGGGTTGTGGGGGGAGTTCAAGAAGATGGCGCGGGGACGAGCATCGGACTTGAGGAACTCGGCCACCTGTTCCGGTCTCGGGCGAAACCGGTCTTCCGCGCGGAGCGGCACGAGGACCGGCCGAGCCCCGACGCGCTGAAGGTTGGGAATGTAGGTCGGAAACTGAGGCCCGAAGATCAAAACCCCATCGTCGGGTTCAAGAAGGGCCTCGGCAAAATAGGTTTCGAACGGCTTGGCTCCAGAGGCCACAATCACATGGTCGAGATCGGCCTCGATCCCGAACTCTCGACCCACGAAGCTTGCCGCGGCGCGGCGGAACTCCGGTAGTCCAAGGCTCGGGCAGTAACCGGTCCGGTCCTCCTGGATGGCCTGGATTCCGGCAGCCTTCGCGTGAGGAGTGCTCGGAAAGGGGCTGTCGCCGATCTCCAGCTCGATGACTTCCTTGCCGGCGGCCTTGAGTGATCGGGCGACGGCCAGGACGCTAAACGCGGTCTCGGTCGTCAGGTTTTGAGCCAGAGAGCTGAGGCGA
Coding sequences within:
- a CDS encoding ABC transporter ATP-binding protein: MGDQLDSSGVQPIVRLRDIRKQYVMGKASSRQEAIVVHALRGVSVDFYPGEYVAIMGASGSGKSTMLNLLGCLDRPTSGQYLLGNQDVANLSDDDLSEVRSRFIGFIFQAYNLIQQYTVHENIQLPLTYQGSGKLTEEDEERTLELAEMVGLGTRMDHRPNQLSGGQQQRVAIARSLINDPYIILADEATGNLDSATSDEIMAMLERLNQAGKTIIMVTHEDDIAEHARRVIRMRDGQIISDAPSDRMKDAPPEVVGLGLGTGLPGSQLAPV
- a CDS encoding efflux RND transporter periplasmic adaptor subunit — translated: MAAAVVGTGGYFALTSTDEVGGSTLSTLPGLSKWLAPAAPSVLTYEAKKGPLIVTVRERGNLESTNNLEAKSEVEGQTTIIMILPEGTRVVKDQLVCELDSAALKDNLANQQIATERADADYQNAIKTREVAEINVREYIEGVFPQEEKTIMGEIKLAQSELERSKDRLNWSEDMLKLGYISQAQNLSDKYDLQRAEFNLDQAEKRLEVLKQYTYEKQIKSLEGDVEKARADELAKQSTFELEKEKEERLRRMIEKCKIYAPGNGIVVYHQEEGRWGSQDGPSIMEGATVRERQTIFKLPDIDNMQVNTKVHESMIDKVKPGMSSRIRVDAFPNNELVGSVMEVKPLPDPTSFFSSDVKVYTTLVKIENANEGLRPGMTAEVTILIARLEDVLSVPVQAIIEYGGEHHVWVYQGDGKWDNRVVKVGMTNTKYVEVTEGLEEGERVALNPRAIMTEAENREAFGAGGERKGSEELGNWSDDEAAKAKAAGEQPSAREAAKAEGGPGGEGARPNPAMFQKFQNISPEDRQKLRDASDEERKAIMKKAGFTDAEIQQMDQMRQSMGAGGGGGFGAGGPGGGRPGGGGPGGPGGGGPRP
- a CDS encoding ABC transporter permease, producing MGRVWRSVNLGVKSLLLHKLRSSLTILGVVFGVAAVIMMLAVGEGAARDAQEQIAQLGATNIIYRSVKPSQDAQSQKSGGRPSRVLNYGLKYEDFDRILATVPTITKALPIREIKREVRRSNQSMEARVVGTTHDYQEFNRLQIERGRFLLPSDNEHYENYCVLAAETARTLFPFENPLRQSIKIGSDYYTVVGVTKPRGSTAAIGGSMAAQEYDKDVYIPLNTCRARFGERILSSRAGSQEAEETQLSQITLQVKEIDEVPMTAPVIEAAVQPFHEEKKDVDMVVPYELLEQAKRQAAIFSLVLGSIAAISLIVGGIGIMNIMLATVTERTREIGIRRALGAKRRDITQQFLIETVVLSGIGGLIGVAIGVFVPPLITQFSEIKAVVTPSSVMLSFGVSVLVGIVAGLYPANRAAKMDPIEALRHE
- a CDS encoding TolC family protein encodes the protein MNTSKTRRTTGGWSARLAMVIAALAASTGCTREFFRNWADQDVTEAVFEKSRDPRFRIDLFTKTPPAMSRFADPYDPDRPPAPPDDFAAQELSPQPQKPTHRLISPAEGTGYLDLLEQWRREEGPRRLVDMTIDTGPTVREEAPPPPESPSPFPLDPNAGPSDPRMSPIPGGESEDAAPPDPRRPSIESTPLPDDLSIESTPLPDDLSLQPRRDDAVQAVALQIPDPLQPGGDIDPRDPFGQGLTPEEASGIVDVPPDTGRDLIDILKPEAIVFDEAAAYGYGKDVEPYIVDGRKILTLALQNSRAYQFQLENLYLQGLAVTLQRFQFMPQFAAGMSPGGPSFGGFAGPNPGNSYLYRTQETGTPASLMNIGTLAGVGKLLSFGTSVTGNFANQTVINFGGPNAVSTTSQSFLPLNLVIRFLRGGGRAFVLEPLTQAERNLLYAIRDFGRFRQEFFVSVLAGGGLSGGGGGDPLTGYLSVLGVLQAVENNTKNVAAYERVLEVFQELSRGAASTVAPLDLVNVEIDLQSQRLSLLQSSVTYRNQLDNFKQQLGLPPDLPLLPDSNLLEGFREVFDEIDSLETKPRPVLEELVQKLPPLEDVVIDGRPVIALYRQAAEVARQRRPIQQRVADRQLARSTAEQKRTLLLDAMRQGLLGPEQEEELRRDLEATEREIALLNPALDVEDREEINRLIAQEREIFVLANERLEDLLRSAQRVALENRLDLMNARAQLYDAWRQLAVTANQLLGVFNTTLSNQFLTPPTTNNPFGFDQQSKQFSLTLQAELPLIRVAERNQFVTAQIAYQRARRGLMQIEDSLKNSLRQTIRNLQLQYQQYEISKTQYVVALVTLDQSFQRFLEPPRSGGGSSAGSQLVLTLLRGLNSVNSAQNGLIQRWVQFQTTRLNLYRDLGIMPYEEWEAFYELFPSASPSAAGLGVGTRSAPAPELEPAAVFGQPGAGAEEAGVGF